The window CCAAGTCCACTCTTTGGGCAGGTTGTTGGTGGAAGTGGTTGGGTGGTACTCTGATATAGTCTGAAGCTGACCAtagggtgtgttggttctggggcctcttgacaGGGCCTCTGGTACAGGCCAAGGTCTACCGCTGcatgtgccctgcccagggcaacctggtatgagccacaaagtcATCTGCAGATGATTGCCACttgtactgggcttggaggtgcctgggagaggctaagctttGAACCACGGCTGGCTGCCACTAATCCCAGGCTTGGAGCTGCTTAGCAAAAGGCCTGAGGCAAGCTGAGGCCAGGTGTTGCTTTTGGAATTTGTGGACCTTTCAGATattctaggaaagtctgcagcacaaGCCAAGTCAGGAGTTTGTAtgtaaaagccactggaaatggcttggctGGGCTCGAAAATTGGTAGGCTccaggtctcagggaatcaccagggcagggtgaattgTTTTAGCCAGGTATATAGAGACTCAGGTATGGCAACTGCAGAGTGGGTGAGGGAAGGACTCAGCAAAGGAACAATAGCTTCTGATAGTacttctgtctgagagaaagctgcccttccagcccccatcctgaggccagacaattcagctctttcccatatgtccctggccCTTTTTCAGCTGCTGCCTTAAGTgcagagagtcacaaacaagatgaacccaaagaggccaacaccaagacacatcataattaaaatgccaaaggttaaatacagagagtatcttaaaagcagcaagaaaaagcagttacctacctacgagggagcttccataagactgtcagatgatttctcaacaaaaactttgcaggccaggagggattgtcatgaaatattcagtgaggaaaagcaaggacctacaaccaagattactctaaccaccaaagctatcatttagaattgaaggacagatcgAGAGCATCCCAGACCAGAAAATGCTACAGGAGTTCAtctccaccaaaccagtattacaagaaatgttaaagggacttctttaagaagaagataaaaaagaaaaagattaaaaatataaataataaaatgacaataactacatacctatcaataattgctttaaatgtaaatggattaagtgccacaatcaaaagacataggatggctgaatggataagaaaaaaagacccttacatacgctgcctacaaaAGATCCacttccaatcaaaagacacacactgaaagtaaagagatgaaaaagtatttcatgcaaatagcaacaaacaaacaaaaaaagttggggtagcaaacttatatcagacaaaaaagactttaaaacaaaggctataacaagagacaaagaagaacccagcaattccacttctgggtatttatccaaagaaacccaaaacatgaattcaaagaaacatatgcaccccaatgttcattgcagtattatttacaatagccaagatatggaagcaacgtaagtgtccatcaatacatgaatggataatgaagaggtactacatatatacaatggaatattattcagccataagaaagaaggaaatctgccatctgcaaccacatggatggacctagaggatattacgttaagtgaaataagtcagacagaaaaagacaaataccatatgatttcacttatatgtggaatctaaaaagcaaaataaatgaaccaacaaaacagaaacaaattcacagatacagagaacattttgatggttgccagatgggaggtgggttgaagaatgggtgaaaaaaaagGGTGGGATTAAGATGTgtaaattgccagttataaaaaccagtcatggggatgtagagtgcatcatagggaatatagttaataacattgtaataattatgtatggtgtcagatgggtactagatttattggggtgatcactttgtaagttatatgaatgtctaatcactatgttgtacaccataaactaatacaatattgtatgtcaactgtaattgaaaaattttaaaaattactaagaaaaacaaacaacaacaaaaaacgatGAGGCTCATTATTGTTGGCACTATGGGGAAAAACACACATGCACTGCTTGTGCCCCTTGTCAAGGGCAAATCAGCACAATGTATGAAAACGCTTTAAAAATGCATGTGCTCTGCCCTAGGAATTCCAATTCTAGGGTTTCATCTTAAGTGAATAACTGGATGTATATGGAAGAGATGTTCTTCACAGAATTATTTGTAAAGTGAAAATTGAAAAACCTTTGTCCAAAAATAGAGggttatttaaatcattttaactcatttcacattaaatagataattatgtatcacatttttttattgactGACATGGAAATCTGTTCAAATATAATCTTATGTTGAAaacagcaggatacaaaatatcGTATATAAtgaactgtttttgtaaatatgtaGATCTAGTCATTATAGTCTGAAGAATATATAACTAAGTATTAACAATGGTTATCTCTGGGCGGTATGTTAAGTGGTATTTGTTGctaatctgaattttaatttttctgcaattaatatatactatttaaataacaaaagaaatatttagttCTTAAAACATATGTGTCAAGCTTGAAACATCATCAATATTGTGGCCAACTAGTATTGTGTGCCCTGAAATTATTCACTGAGGACAAAGTATCACCTATGTAGTATTTATGCCCAAAAAGTCGAATCCAAATTTAATTATCTGGAAACAAATACAACTTTAGAGCCATTCTGCAAAACATGTGCCACAGACCCTTCAGGTCCATCAGTgtcataaaaggagaaagaaagactaAGAAATTATTCTAGATTAAAGGCCAACAGAGAAATATGACATGAAATACAACTCGTGATTCTTGATTGTGCCCAGAACAGTGGATGAAAATAAACCCATAGCAAaacatatctttttgaaatttGTCAAAGAAGAAGAATCAATAagcttctaaaacagaaaaattaatgacCACATCCAAATAAATCAGGAATCAGAATGACTTTAGGCTTCTCAACAAAAACACTTAGAAGCCAGAAGGCCACAGAGTAATGCCATcaaaattcagaaggaaaatgtTTCCAATATGGAATTCTAAACCCAGCCAGATCACCAGTTAATCACAAGggtaaaataagaaattttctgACATGCAAGTTCCCCAAATTTACCCTTTCACAAGAAGCCACTGAAGGATGCTTTATACCCAAGCAAGGAAATAaaccaaggaaggaaggaagaaagggagggagggaggaaggaatggattGGAAAACAGGAGAACCAACATGAGATAAGTGAGAAGAATCTGTGGGATGATGGTGAAGGGAGATGCCAGATGAGGGCTGGCCTAGATGGCGATGTGTCCAGATTGAATCTACGTGGCTCAAGTAATAGGCACAAGGAGGGCTGTCACTGCTATGTTGTCAACCTTTGTACAATCTTTTTTACCTTGTGATATATTGGATGATGTGTACTACCAAAAGGGAAGAAACCAAGTAAAAAGGACCAGAGTTCCAAGAAACACGGACTCCAGCCCAAAAGAAAGGCAGACTATTTCAATAATGACAACAAATGGATGTTCTGAGACAATGGTTATACAGCAACCCAAACAGGAGGGAAATGGCCAGAAACCagtccaaagagaaagaaaatggaagactcTGGTAAGAAggtttccaagaaaaaaaaattggaattgcTATATTATGTTAAGAAACTGACCTTGTGGAAACTGTACTGAGTATAGGAAGAATTAGCTGTGGTAGcaatgaaaattaagaaaggcaattaacttcaggaaaaaaaaatgacattcatAATATATGACAACATTCAgctgagaatattttcatttcataataaACACTGAATATACATCTAACCCAAAATTACAGTATTACTGTATTAATAGTATGGGAAAGGAGAAACAATGAGGACAGAGGTGTGAGAGCTAAATCTTTTATCTTATCTAGTAAGAAGCTGTTAAATAATACCTAAAATCGTTGAATCAGTAAACAGCATTATACAGTTACTATTTAGAATTATGGAATGAAGTAAATGCCAGAAAAATCAGCACCTAGAATCTAAATTGGTTCCCTCtcaaagaggagaagaaagagtcaggatgggggcggctggttagctcagttggctagaacatgagctctgaacaacagggttgctagttcgatccccacatgggccagtgagctgtgccctccacaactagattgaaactactatgtgacttggagctgatgggtcctggaaaaacacacttaaaataaaagttaaaattttatatatatataaaagaaatagtcAGTATGTGTGGATAGGGAACCCTTTATGTTGTTATCATCCCTCTAGTTCTATTTTACTTTCAACACtacatgcatgtatttttttataagaattagttttaattaatgttttatcaGGTTTTAGTAAAGTTTATGAAATACAATTTCACGGGTAGTCATTTCGTTAAATGAGAGCATTTCAATAAATTTGAGACAAATTACAGAATTATCTTGAGAAATATTACACTGATAATTGGCTAGGAGAATCACTGAATTATGGGTGTTGCTCAGAGAGACCTCCGTGGAAGAAGTGGATGGTATGTTACACAGAAAAAGGCCCTGGGCAAAACCTTCTGAAGGGAGAATGTAAAAATTAAACCAGGAGCTTGATTTCCCAAGGTTATCACACTACCTCTTTCTTAAAAGTTCCACCAAGATTGGCTATTCCAAAATGTCCCCAGCTTCCTGGGGCTCCTCTGGATGACACTGGCATACGTATGAAAGGCATTTTTTCGTACGTGATAGATTTAAGCTCAAGGCAGGAATGTTTGCTCCGAGTTATCTGAAATACATCACATACCCATTAATCCATCAACTCAAAACATATTTACTGCTACCTACCATGTGTCAGGCCCAGTACCAGGCAGTAGGGATACGacgatgaaaatgaaaaaagatctCTGgccaaaggacaacaacttgggaAATGGGATTCCTCTGGCAACTCGAAGGACTGTCTGTCATTTGCACCCACCAAAGCCTCCTGTCCCAGGCAGCTTACATTATCAAACGTTTTCTCAGCCTGGGAATGTGAATCCCAATAGATGCCCCGACTAGGAAGTGCAGGAATTCTACTTTCAGGGTGACTAACGTGGAGGGTGTATAAAAGACAAATTGATAGTTCCAACAGGAAAACTAAAATGTGTTGATGAGGAGGTAGGGCAAAAATAAAAGAGGCAGCATTTAATCTAAACCATTTCCTGTGACTTGGATTTCCTTTTAAGATTTTGGCcgctttattattttcttagtcaTCTTTTCTCTAGGCTTGTTGCAGGCGTAGTCCCTTCCTAGCAACCTCCCATCTGCTGGAAAACGGATTCAAGTGAAGGAGAAGCTGTGATGACACATCATCATCACTGGATGAAAATATTAGGGGGAAAGCAATACATGTACTATCCATGCATAATATCTATTAATGTCCTCTTCAGACtaatgaaatgaattttacatCACGAGAGAGCAGCTGTGTTGGCTGCTTCTACTAATGAGGAGTATTTGAAACTATCTGCAAGTAACTGCTATTCTTAATTGCCAGGCAATATCATTGACTTCAACCTAAGTAAATGTTCACATTGTTGGCCCGAGGAAAACACGTCTATATCAAAGTTTCATATATTGGGCTTTTCTTTGCTCAAAACACTGTTAGGtttcttgtgtcttctttttctcctgctaGTGCAGATCCATTGCatttcaaacctttttttttttttaatcaaaactagtgtcttttttttttcttttttttcctgctggcaATCATGAAACCATTTTGAGATGTATAATCTCAGTCAGGAGATTCGTCTTTTGTGTGTTGGTCCTGGGTTAACGTAAGCCTTTATAATGGACAGGAAAAACGGCCTCTGTCTCCATGTGCCATACCGGTCAATAGCATACCGGCGAGGTTCCAGAGCTCAGTGGTCTGCAGCTTCTGCGAGGGCAGTGTGGGTGCGCGCAGAGATTGCAAGGGGGGACGGGATTGGGAGGGGAGATGCGGAGAAGGTGGAGAATAAGAATCATGTGTGTTCCTCTCGTGTACATCCCCCATTTGAGTTGACAGATGACGAGGACAACCTATAAGAAAGAACTAAGCGCAAATCTACTGGaacccatctctctctctgtgcatGTGCGTTTTCAACTAACTTTGGGAACTCGTGTAGACCCGGCATCGCGCCCTACGCAGCTTCGCCTCCGCCTTGGTTTCCCGCACCCTGCCTGCCCTCTCCGgtacctcctcttcctccaggcTAAGGATGGAGAATCCCTTCAGCCTCTCAACTCTGTCGACCGTGCCCAACCTCTCCGTACCCATCTCGCTGGGGAGGGGTATCAACCTGACTTCTGGACAGGGAGCCTCGGCCCTGGGGCCACCGCCGCTGCCACCCGGTCCGCTCAGCCGCCTGGTGTTCCTGGGAGTCATCCTGGTAGTGGCCGTGGTCGGCAACGCTACGGTGCTGTGTCGCCTGTGCGGTGGCGGCGGACCCTGGGCAGGTCCCAAGCGTCGCAAGATGGACTTCCTGCTGGTGCAACTGGCCCTGGCCGACCTGTACGCGTGCGGGGGCACCGCGTTTTCTCAGCTGGCCTGGGGGCTGCTGGGCGAGCCGCGCCTGGCCGCGGGCGACCAGGCGTGCCGCTTAGTGCGGCTGCTGCAGGCATCGGGCCAGGGCGCCTCCGGCCACCTCGTGGTGCTCATCGCCGTAGAGCGCCAGCGCGCCGTGCGCCGTCCGCAGGGCCCACCGCTGCCCGCGCGCGCCCTCGCCAccctgggctggctgctggcGCTGCTGCTGGCGCTACCCCCGGCCTTCGTGGTGCGCGGCGGAGCCCCGCCGCCGCCACCTGCAGTGCCCCCGGCCACCCGCGCCTGGCCCGGACAGCGTCGCTGCCGCGGCATCTTCGCGCCCCTGCCGCGCTGGCACCTGCAGGTCTACGCGCTCTTTGAGGCCGCCGCGGGATTCGCGGCTCCGGTCGCCGTCCTGGGCGTCGCTTGCAGCCGCCTGATCTGCGCCTGGCGGCAGCGCCCGCCCCGGGCCCCATCGGCTCCCGCGCCCAGATCGGCGAGTCCCGGCCGAGCCCCAGCGCACAGCGCGCTGCCCCGCGCCAAAGTACAGAGCCTGAAGATGAGCCTGGTGCTGGCACTGCTGTTCGTGGGCTTCAAACTGCCCTACTTTGCGGTCCGCCTGACAGCCGCGTGGTCGTCCGCACCCGTGGGAGAGTGGGAGGCCGAGGGCCTTGCGGTGGCGCTGCGCCTCGTGGGAGTGGCTAACAGCGCTCTCAATCCCTTCGTCACCATCTTCTTCCAGGCGGGCGACTGCCAGCTCCGGCGGCGACTGCGGAGGCGCCTGGGCGCCTCTCTGCGGCGCACGGAGGGGAGTCGCGGAGGACGACGAGGGGGCCCAGGGCCACCAGGCTCTCCACCCGCCACCGCTGGCCCCAACCTCACTATCACCACGCTCGGCGTAAGCAGCTAGAGGAGGGCTGCTTGCGCCCACCCCTCCCGAGCCTCCGGCCGCGGCCCTGCTCCTGCGAAAGCGCCTTCTAGGTGCTCCATGGCCGAGACAGATCCTCTGCGCCGCTGCACAGCCTCCAAGGAACACGAAGCCGGCCAGGGTCTATCTATATAAACAACCGACAGGAGGGGTGTTCCAGATAGTGACACTGAAGCTGTCACCTGAGACACTCTCCTGCAatatttctttctaatgtttACATTCTACATGCTTCCAATTCTTTCTTCCAGTCCTCTCACCTATTCCACTTGGAGACAGGAGCAAGCCATTGGAAAATTGTAGAAACAATCAAGTTACAGAGTTATTTTTGCAGTTCTCTTTCACGCTCCTGTAGTGTTCTGGATAAGATCATTTGTTTTAGCTAAATTGCCAAGCTTTCATTATTTGTTGCGTTATTATCCTGTTTTTACTTATCTTGAATCGTGTTTAATCAAGAGTACCTTCGGGACCAGAGAATTTGCCTGCCTTTCAAGGAGGAAAATCCCCACGTTGCTCTCTCCCTGAGGAGGGCTGTAAATTGTACCAGTGATACTGTCAGAAATGTAACCATGGCTGTCACTTCAGAGCTACAAagtgtttggaaaataaaaacatttcccatGACACCATTAGTACTGTTGTTTTACATGGTAATGCCGTTTCTCAGAAGAAAATCAGTACAGCCTTATTTCCAGTCTAGCTTCCATTTCAATAGAAACTGGGCTTGTAGGAGGGAGACATAAAAGCTTCCCTTAGTCCCTTTAAAGTTTTGACCATTTTCAGTAGGAAACTGTCCCTGTGCCCAGACCAGCCTCTACAGCTGGGATGCCATGCACAGTGGAGCCTCTCCGAATCGAAGTCTCCAGAGAACCAAAGTAGGGAATATGGGGCTGTCCTCAGATGGAGGAGCCTCATAGAGATTTGCAGCTACCAAGGAAGCTGCAATCCCAGAATAATGCATGTACATATAAGactcccttttaaaaaatgaaggcagTGTCTCTTGGTGTAGATTGCTGAGAACAAGGTCAAGGAGCAGATTTAATTGGGTAACCTCCTCCCTTAACTGTCCCTTGGTTCTAAGCTAAGTGGTCAGCACTTATGAACAAATATGTTTACCAGCGTCTTTCAGCTAAGAATCTGCATGCTTTCCATTACAGTTTGTGCGTTTGTGCACAAACTGTTTTCCCAGTATGTTTGTGCACAAATGTAGGACTAAGATGCAGAAAGGAAACAATTGATAAAGTCGACTTGACATCCAATGCTCTGTGGgggctttctttgttttgttcactgataaattccaaaattttaaaaaatacttgacaCACAGAGGCACTCAgcacatatttgttaaataattcatCATATGAGTCAGGCACacacaaaatggataaaagatttcttttacaaaagatttcttttcacataaaagatttcttttacaaaaagaaatcttCATAGGCTTGGCTTAATACCTTCCTCCAAAATTCTGTCAAAAAATGTTACAGAGTTAtagttttccttcctctctttaatCCCCCCTATCCTGGTGAGGATGCTGCGATGTGTAATATACCAAGAATAAGTCAGCCCAAGACAGAAGAACACAGCTGTCTTCATGAACCCAAGTCGGGTTatagcattattttattcattaataaacATTACCTGCTTGTTTAGAGATGCTAAGGTGAGTAAGACACATCTTTCCCTCAAAGAGCTTATAATCATATGTAGGGGACAACCTGACAATTATACAGCACAGTGTCCTGTGTGCTTTCACAGGGGTTCCACTCTGGGTGCCAGGGCACTGAAGAACATCTGGCCACCGTAGAGGACTGAGGGAAAGGCAGGAGAGAATTAGAGAAGGTTCACCAAAGAGGCTGAGTCTTGATGGTTGAGCTGGCATCATCAGGTAGGCAAGGTGTGTCTAGGAAACGGGAACAGCACTTGTAAAACATAGGGGAGAAAAGAACATAGTAAGGACAAggaatgaaaatagtttaaaatgtcTAGCATTAGGGTGCCAGTGGGGCCCGGCTTGATGAGAGATGTGGCCGAGAAAGATAGCCTGGACCCAGTGAAGAAAGGTCTGCATGCCATGCCAAGAAAGCAAAAGTAGCCTTTGAAAGATACAATCAAATTGTAATATgatcaaattttgaattttggacTGGTCATTCCAGTGATGGTATGAAGAATCAACTAATTGGAGTGGGGAGATGCCTAGAGGCAGAACTCAAGGCGGAAGCCCAGAGAGACCTCAAAATATGACCTGTAACATTGCATCACTTACAGTGCCTCCACTGAGATAATACATTTAAGCCAGTTGAGTTGGATTTTCTGATTTAGCTGGcttaaatttattatctcacataacaAGAAGGCCAGTGGTAGGGCTGCTCTAGGATTGATTAACTGAATAGCTTCCTCACCTCATAATCAAGGACCTAgatcctttttatctttctttcctgAGGGGGTGCACTTGACATTAAGCTCAGTTCCCCTTGAGATCACAGAATGGCTGCTGCAGTTCCTGCCATCACATTCAAACATGACAATGTTCAAAGaagactttctcttttcttttcttcactcctTATAAGAATGAAGAAACGTTTCTCGGAAGTCCTGAGCAGACTCTCCCACATGGCTTTTAATGATAGACCtatcattaaaaaggaaatagggCCACCATGATTGGCTTGGCTGGGAACTGAAGATATAAATTTGCATAGGGGAGGGGTGAAAAAAAGGAGACTTTcgtgttttcttttaggaaagaaCGAAAGCGGAAGTACTTGTAGGGAGGGCAAGACTAAACTTTATACAATGGCAAAATTGTTCaagagaatgatttttaaaatatattagaggTTTTCAGCTGACTGCCCACCAGGAATTGTAAGCACTCTCATCTGGGTCAAGAAATATAGAACACAAATTCAAGTAGTTAATTTGAATGCAATTAAACTGCATTTTACATAGATTTGTGGAAGATTTGGTTAAGACCAATTTATACTGAAATGCTTTCTCTTCTACACTAAGAAATTTCTCTATTTTACTAAATATGGAAACTTGATGGTCACTCTACGTGACTTGGTTCCCATTCTGACTGCatttatctgaaaattaaaaatttgaagcaTCCCCTCAGAATGGTCAGCATTGATCTCAGGAACCAGCAATGCTATAGAAAACTCAGAGACTCAGTTCTGTCCCAATCAAGGAGACCCCTAAAGGTTAGTCAAAATTTAGACTCTTGCTACAGTAGGATATACTATTCAAATTTCACAGCAAAGGTAAATGAGCAGTTGACCCTGAACTTGACCTCTTTTCCTAGGTATCACCCAAAATAAGATATGACTAGAGGAAAAACCAGACCACATACTTGGAATTTTTGAGGAATCTAATAATATCCATTCACCCATATGCATTCCCTTGGAGTTAGATTTTAACGAAGCTGCTGCACAGAGGCCTGGACTTCAGGACTCTGGGGGGCAGGGGACACTATTCATCCAGACGACAACGTAATGTCACCAACAGAACTGAGCAATGTGGTGGTCCCGATTTTCATCAGACCTTTAAATACTGAATATAAAGaattctatatctttaaaaaaagaactagtcacgCAGCAAACAAACAGCTTAAAATAAGTAAACATGACCTATTACATAATCTAAAGCAGAAAGTATGTAGAAAACAACAGGAGTGTAATTAAACCACAACTAGTAACTAGCTATAAATCATTTACTAAAAATACAATAGTCTCATCTGTGGACAAGGAGATAGATTTCAAAGATTCTTTTTTCTAAGCCACTTCCTAggaaacatgaaagaaagaaaatttgaggaGTTTCCCTTCCATTCCTAAAATGTTCTGACTTGACCGGagggaaaatattataataaaaatgaatagtttaattaaattaaacaGATGTTCTGCCGAGATGGGAAGCAGCACTAATATAGTGCAAAGAACAGAGTCTTTACAGCCTAAAGACCTAGACTTGAATTTCATCCCTACTACTTAGtagttgtgtgactttaggcTGTTTGCTGAATCTTTTaaagccttggttttctcatcaataaaatggggttTATGCTATCTACTTCATAGTATTAATGTATGCAAAATATTTGATTGGTAGGGATGGGGAAGTCCTGTCAGTTTGTCTCTTCAGATTCACCCTGTACTCAATATATGAGTTATTTTCTAACACTGGGCTGTGAGGGATACAATCCAGTTGAGTAGTATAACATGAAGGGAAGCAAGAGATCTTGGGGAATCTGTGGGAAATTAACACAACAATGTGGTACACAGTAATAGAAAAGTTGGGGGGCtggccagtggctcaggtggttagagctccatgctcctaactctgaaggctgccagttcgattccacatgggccagtgggctctcaaccacaaggttgccagttcaattcctcaagtccccgcaagggatggtgggcagcgccccctgcaactaaaattgaacacgggcaccttgagctgagctgccactgagctcccagatggctcagttggttggagtgcatcctctcaaccacaaggttgccggttcgactcctgcaagggatggtggggctgtgccccctgcaactagaaacggcaactggacctggagctgagctgcgccctccacaactaagactgaaaggacagcaacttgaagctgaacggcaccctccacaactaagactgattcaggacaacaacttgacttggaaaaaaggcctggaagtacacactgttccccaataaagtcctgttccccttcccaataaaatctttaaaaagaaaagctggcCTTCCAGAAGGTATAGTGCCCGTGATATTGTTAATTGCCTTCCTAGCATCTGTTTCCCCTTTTCTAACAGCTCTCAGATTCTTATTAGGTATGTCTGCCTCTTCTGAATAGTCTAGTGCTTTGAGGGAAGCTGACCCCTCTCCTACTCTAAGACTAGGCCTTGATTAGTCTAAGGACATCAAGTAATTCCATCTGCCTTACCTCCAGGTGCTGCTCAGGAATGGTCATGGGATTCAGTTAAGTCCAATGAGATGTGAGGGGGCTGGTTGTTGGGGCATCTAGGAAGGAAGCCTTCACTTTTCTGAGAGAGCCATAGGAGCCAACACGCTCTGTCCCTCTCCCCGTCGAAGGTAATGAGGGACCACGTAGTGCTGCTGGCTGGGGGCAGCCCACCTCTGACCAAAAGGGGTACCAGCCATAAAATGAGGCAAACACTGTGGATACGGCCAAGGGGAGAGATGAGAAGAGCTTCGGTCCTAATGACCTCACTGAGCTGTCAGGTCAACAACACTGAGGCCTGCCTATTGGATGACCTGTTAAACAAGCCAATACATTTTCTTATCGCTTAGGTAATTAAACCAGATTGTGTTATTTGTAGCAGTAAGCAGCctctaactgaaaaatttttgcCAGAAAAAGAGTCTCACTTAGCTCACTGCATGCTCtttatcaatgaaatagaaacattctAAGCGTACTTTTATTTAGTTCATCAGCCAATATGTATTGAGGAAATGTACTGGACACTGTATAGGGCATAGTGGGGCAAATGGGAGAAAATCAAAGATGTATTTCTTGTATTGTAAACATCTGTATTCTACGAAGAGCTGTAAGTTTTATGGTAAGACCTGGTTGAGAAACCCCAACCTACAATTAGTGTCATAAGACATTATTTGCAAATTCTTACCATTGGTAGTTTTActgatttattaattcattcattcatttgatatttatttaagatCCATCATGTGCAAAGTACTACATGAACTTTAtcatatacatagatacatatatcaCTTATCACAGACATAAATTCCATCTAAAATTTGGCTTTTGAGTGGGAACTTAGGACCAACTATTACTGTATTTTCTATGGCCAGATCGGGAAGTAACAGCCATAAATGAGCTGAACCAGATTACTATATAATGACCCCTAGCGAGTCACTCTTATTGACATCC is drawn from Rhinolophus ferrumequinum isolate MPI-CBG mRhiFer1 chromosome 7, mRhiFer1_v1.p, whole genome shotgun sequence and contains these coding sequences:
- the GPR150 gene encoding LOW QUALITY PROTEIN: probable G-protein coupled receptor 150 (The sequence of the model RefSeq protein was modified relative to this genomic sequence to represent the inferred CDS: deleted 2 bases in 2 codons), which gives rise to MENPFSLSTLSTVPNLSVPISLGRGINLTSGQGASALGPPPLPPGPLSRLVFLGVILVVAVVGNATVLCRLCGGGGPWAGPKRRKMDFLLVQLALADLYACGGTAFSQLAWGLLGEPRLAAGDQACRLVRLLQASGQGASGHLVVLIAVERQRAVRRPQGPPLPARALATLGWLLALLLALPPAFVVRGGAPPPPPAVPPATRAWPGQRRCRGIFAPLPRWHLQVYALFEAAAGFAAPVAVLGVACSRLICAWRQRPPRAPSAPAPRSASPGRAPAHSALPRAKVQSLKMSLVLALLFVGFKLPYFAVRLTAAWSSAPVGEWEAEGLAVALRLVGVANSALNPFVTIFFQAGDCQLRRRLRRRLGALCGARRGVAEDDEGAQGHQALHRHRWPQPHYHHARRKQLEEGCLRPPLPSLRPRPCSCESAF